The Vibrio echinoideorum genome includes a region encoding these proteins:
- a CDS encoding extracellular solute-binding protein gives MKKWATLLAGSACALSMLSAPSFAKDDKELVFMNWGPYINSEILEQFTDETGIKVIYSTYESNETLYAKLKTHNKGYDLVVPSTYFVSKMRDEGMLQKIDKTKLNNFKNLDTNYLDKPYDPNNDYSIPHVVAITGLAVNTDMYDPEDFQNWADLWKPELEGQLMMMDDTREVFHIALRKLGYSGNTTNEKEIDEAYAELQKLMPNVLVFNSDNPGTPYMSGDVGLGMLWNGSAAAAQNEGLPIKLVFPKEGGIGWVDNFAISSGAINIEAAHKMIDFLLRPEIAEQISRDTGYLTAVKASNEKFKDSPALFPSQEDLDRVEWQAAVGDKTVKYEDYFMKLKAGQ, from the coding sequence ATGAAAAAATGGGCTACTCTATTGGCTGGTAGTGCATGTGCGCTTTCAATGTTATCTGCACCATCGTTTGCAAAAGATGACAAAGAATTGGTATTCATGAACTGGGGACCTTATATCAACAGTGAGATCTTAGAACAGTTCACGGATGAAACGGGCATCAAAGTGATTTACTCAACTTACGAGTCGAATGAAACTTTGTATGCCAAATTGAAAACACACAACAAAGGTTACGACCTTGTGGTTCCATCGACCTACTTCGTGTCTAAAATGCGCGATGAAGGCATGCTTCAAAAGATCGACAAAACCAAGCTGAACAATTTCAAGAATCTAGATACAAACTACCTAGATAAGCCATATGACCCAAACAACGACTACTCTATTCCACACGTCGTTGCTATAACTGGCCTTGCTGTGAATACAGATATGTACGATCCAGAAGATTTCCAAAACTGGGCTGACTTATGGAAGCCAGAGCTCGAAGGTCAACTGATGATGATGGACGACACTCGTGAAGTGTTCCACATTGCTCTACGTAAGCTGGGTTACTCAGGTAACACAACAAACGAAAAAGAAATCGATGAAGCCTACGCCGAGCTACAGAAATTAATGCCAAACGTTTTGGTATTTAACTCTGACAACCCAGGTACGCCATACATGTCTGGTGACGTTGGCTTAGGTATGCTTTGGAACGGCTCTGCCGCTGCTGCGCAAAACGAAGGGTTACCGATTAAACTGGTTTTTCCTAAAGAAGGCGGTATTGGTTGGGTCGATAATTTTGCAATCAGTTCTGGCGCAATCAACATAGAAGCGGCTCATAAGATGATCGACTTCCTACTTCGTCCGGAAATTGCAGAACAAATCTCTCGCGATACTGGCTATTTAACAGCAGTGAAAGCATCAAACGAGAAGTTCAAAGACAGCCCTGCTCTGTTCCCTTCACAAGAAGATCTTGACCGTGTTGAATGGCAAGCAGCGGTTGGTGATAAGACCGTGAAGTATGAAGACTACTTCATGAAGCTTAAAGCGGGTCAGTAA
- a CDS encoding extracellular solute-binding protein has product MKKTLYTGALCAATLLSTPSFAADQELYFYNWSEYIPNEVLEDFTEETGIKVYYSTYESNESMYAKLKTQGTGYDLVVPSTYFVSKMRKEGMLQELDKTKLSHFADLDPNYLDKPFDPNNNYSIPYIWGATGIGINSDMLDKSSVKNWGDLWDTQWEGQLMMMDDSREVFHIALSKLGYSPNTTNPEEIKEAYEELRKLMPNVLVFNSDFPANPYLAGEVSLGMLWNGSAYMARQEGATIDIIWPEKGTIFWMDSLAIPSGAKNVEAAHKMIDFLLRPENAAKIALEIGYPTPVKTAYPLLPKEFAEDKNIFPPQSVMDNGAWQDEVGEASVIYDEYFQKLKVNN; this is encoded by the coding sequence ATGAAAAAAACACTGTATACCGGCGCATTGTGTGCTGCTACTTTACTTTCGACACCCTCTTTCGCAGCTGACCAAGAATTGTATTTTTACAACTGGTCTGAATATATTCCAAATGAAGTATTAGAAGACTTCACAGAAGAAACCGGCATCAAAGTCTATTACTCAACCTATGAGTCTAACGAAAGCATGTACGCTAAGTTAAAAACTCAAGGTACGGGTTACGACTTAGTGGTTCCTTCTACTTACTTCGTTTCAAAGATGCGTAAAGAAGGCATGCTTCAAGAGCTTGATAAAACTAAGCTAAGCCACTTTGCAGATTTGGATCCAAACTACTTAGATAAGCCGTTTGACCCAAACAACAACTACTCGATCCCATACATCTGGGGTGCGACTGGTATTGGTATCAACTCTGATATGCTAGACAAGTCTTCAGTTAAAAACTGGGGTGACTTGTGGGATACGCAGTGGGAAGGCCAACTAATGATGATGGATGACTCTCGTGAGGTTTTCCATATCGCACTGTCTAAACTGGGTTACTCTCCAAACACGACTAATCCTGAAGAGATCAAAGAAGCATACGAAGAACTTCGTAAGCTAATGCCAAACGTATTGGTATTTAACTCTGATTTCCCTGCTAACCCTTACCTAGCTGGTGAAGTGTCTCTTGGTATGCTTTGGAATGGTTCTGCTTACATGGCACGCCAAGAAGGCGCAACTATCGATATCATCTGGCCAGAAAAAGGCACGATTTTCTGGATGGACAGCCTAGCTATCCCATCTGGCGCTAAAAACGTTGAAGCAGCGCATAAGATGATCGACTTCCTTCTTCGTCCAGAAAATGCAGCGAAGATTGCTCTAGAGATCGGTTACCCGACTCCAGTTAAAACTGCTTACCCTCTTCTGCCTAAAGAGTTTGCTGAAGACAAAAACATTTTCCCACCACAATCAGTGATGGATAATGGCGCTTGGCAAGACGAAGTTGGCGAAGCGAGCGTTATTTATGACGAGTACTTTCAAAAGCTTAAAGTGAACAACTAA
- the cobB gene encoding Sir2 family NAD+-dependent deacetylase: MHFPYQNIVILTGAGISAESGIQTFRAQDGLWENHKIEDVATPEGFEKDPDLVQAFYNKRRHGLQSESILPNSAHKALGELEAKLDGKVTVITQNIDNLHERGGSNNIIHMHGELLKARCSESNQVLEHKDDIHTGELCHCCQIPAQMRPHIVWFGEMPLRMGDIYSALEEADLFISIGTSGVVYPAAGFVHDAKMHGAHTIEINLEPSAVESEFEEKRYGKASIEVPKLVGELLCTEKGSLTA; the protein is encoded by the coding sequence ATGCATTTCCCATATCAAAATATCGTAATTCTTACTGGCGCCGGCATCTCTGCGGAGTCAGGAATACAAACATTCCGAGCACAAGACGGATTATGGGAAAACCATAAAATCGAAGACGTCGCGACACCAGAGGGGTTTGAGAAAGATCCAGATTTGGTGCAAGCATTCTACAACAAACGTCGTCATGGCTTACAAAGTGAAAGTATCCTTCCTAATTCTGCCCACAAGGCGCTAGGAGAGCTTGAAGCCAAACTAGATGGCAAAGTGACTGTCATTACTCAAAATATCGACAACCTGCACGAGAGAGGCGGGAGTAACAATATTATTCACATGCATGGCGAACTTCTTAAGGCGCGCTGCAGTGAGTCAAATCAAGTGCTTGAGCATAAAGATGATATCCATACCGGAGAGCTTTGTCATTGCTGCCAAATCCCAGCGCAAATGCGGCCACATATTGTTTGGTTCGGCGAAATGCCGTTACGAATGGGTGACATTTATTCAGCGTTAGAAGAAGCTGATTTGTTTATCTCTATCGGCACGTCAGGTGTGGTTTATCCAGCGGCAGGTTTTGTTCATGATGCTAAAATGCATGGCGCACATACGATTGAAATCAATCTAGAACCCAGTGCGGTTGAGAGTGAATTTGAAGAAAAGCGCTATGGAAAAGCGAGTATCGAGGTACCGAAGCTCGTCGGAGAGTTATTGTGTACTGAGAAAGGGTCTTTAACGGCCTAG
- a CDS encoding ammonium transporter, whose translation MSQTVTQVHSAVESLTQSSDTLFLLLGAIMVFLMHAGFAFLEVGTVRKKNQVNALVKILSDFGVSAIAYFFIGYWVAYGAHFFADAETLSQGNGYELVKFFFLMTFAAAIPAIVSGGIAERARFYPILIATLFTVGFVYPFFEGIIWNGNFGFQAWLEAQFGYGFHDFAGSVVVHGVGGWIALVAVYFLGMRKGRIRAGKHTNFAPSNIPFLALGSWILCVGWFGFNVMSAQAINGISGLVAMNSLMAMVGGILAALVAGKNDPGFIHNGPLAGLVAICAGSDLMHPLGALVTGGVAGALFVYLFTYLQNKTQIDDVLGVWPLHGVCGAWGGIAAGIFGQQAFWGLGGVSFASQVVGTLAGIAVALIGALIVYGVLSKVTGLRLSEEDEFNGADLSIHKISSINED comes from the coding sequence ATGAGTCAAACGGTTACCCAAGTTCATAGCGCAGTAGAGAGCTTGACGCAGAGTTCAGACACTCTATTTCTATTATTAGGCGCCATCATGGTCTTCTTAATGCACGCAGGCTTTGCATTTTTGGAAGTAGGTACAGTAAGAAAGAAAAACCAAGTGAACGCGCTGGTTAAGATCCTCTCGGATTTCGGCGTTTCTGCTATTGCTTATTTCTTTATCGGTTATTGGGTCGCTTACGGCGCACATTTCTTTGCTGACGCAGAGACGTTATCGCAAGGCAATGGGTATGAGTTGGTTAAGTTCTTTTTCTTAATGACGTTTGCAGCCGCCATTCCTGCCATTGTTTCTGGTGGTATTGCAGAGCGTGCTCGTTTCTATCCAATCCTTATCGCCACTTTATTTACGGTTGGTTTCGTTTACCCCTTCTTCGAAGGCATCATCTGGAACGGCAACTTTGGTTTCCAAGCGTGGCTTGAGGCTCAGTTTGGTTATGGCTTTCATGATTTCGCGGGGTCTGTTGTGGTTCACGGTGTAGGAGGTTGGATTGCTTTGGTCGCGGTTTACTTCTTAGGTATGCGTAAAGGCCGTATTCGTGCAGGTAAACACACTAACTTCGCACCATCTAACATCCCATTCTTAGCACTAGGTTCTTGGATCTTATGTGTGGGTTGGTTTGGTTTTAACGTGATGTCTGCTCAAGCAATCAATGGCATCAGTGGCTTAGTTGCGATGAATTCATTAATGGCGATGGTTGGCGGTATTCTTGCAGCTCTAGTCGCAGGTAAAAATGACCCAGGCTTTATTCACAATGGTCCTTTGGCAGGTTTAGTCGCAATTTGTGCAGGTTCAGATCTAATGCACCCACTTGGCGCTTTGGTTACAGGGGGCGTGGCAGGCGCGCTGTTTGTTTACCTATTTACTTACCTGCAAAACAAAACACAGATCGATGATGTACTCGGTGTGTGGCCTCTGCACGGCGTGTGTGGCGCTTGGGGTGGCATTGCGGCAGGTATCTTCGGCCAGCAAGCATTCTGGGGGCTTGGGGGCGTGAGCTTTGCGTCTCAGGTTGTAGGTACATTAGCGGGTATCGCTGTTGCACTGATTGGCGCTTTGATTGTTTACGGCGTTCTTAGCAAAGTGACAGGCCTACGCTTGAGTGAAGAAGATGAATTCAACGGCGCGGATCTTTCAATTCATAAGATCTCGTCGATCAACGAAGACTAG